TTGCCGAACGGCGCTTCCAGCATTCAAAAGTGGAAACTGCCACTTTGTCAGATTCCGAGGATTCCTACAACGGTTCTCCCGACCGCGTTCCCACGCAATGACTGAAGCATCACACAGGAACTATGGTACGCATTGGGGGACTCCCACCCACACATCGCCGAACTTGCGACTCAAGCCTTGGAAATTTTGGAAAATTTGAAGTACCCGTTACCCTTGAAGATGCAGCGGTGAACGGACAGGGTGCAGATGCACCCTCCAGTTTGAGCCAATTAATTATCGGTCTCCCCCCCATAGCCATCCCGCACCGAATGTGCTTGGATGAATGGAGTTAAACGATCCTCCATTTTCATCATCCGCCGGCTCCGCATGACCCGCATGATCCGCTTCACTGTCCGCCCATCCCTGCGATTCCCGTATACCGTGCTGCTCCTGGCCGCCCTGCTCATCCCGGCACTCGGCATCCCCGGTGCTTCCACCGCCGCCGCCCAGCAGCTTCCCGATGGCCTGTTCGCCCGCATCGAGACCAACCGGGGGCTGATCGTGGCGCGGCTGTTCTTCCGGGCGGCGCCGATGACCGTGGGCAATTTCGTGGGGTTGGCGGAGGGTAAAATGAACTGGACCGACCCTTCCGACGGGAAGATCAAGCAGTCCCGCTTCTACGACGGGCTGACCTTCCACCGG
The window above is part of the Candidatus Glassbacteria bacterium genome. Proteins encoded here:
- a CDS encoding peptidylprolyl isomerase; the encoded protein is MTRMIRFTVRPSLRFPYTVLLLAALLIPALGIPGASTAAAQQLPDGLFARIETNRGLIVARLFFRAAPMTVGNFVGLAEGKMNWTDPSDGKIKQSRFYDGLTFHRVIKDFMIQGGDPRGTGRGGPGYYFPDEFSPKLRHGKGGILSMANAGKDTNGSQFFITHKATPWLDGRHSVF